CTCTTCGTCCGGATCGTCGCGAACGCCGACGTCACGTCGACCTTCAAGCTCCGCAAGGGTGATCTCCAGACGGAAGGCTACGATCCGGCCCGCGTCCACGATCCGCTCTTCGTCCGCGACGAGGCCGCGCGCGCCTACGTCCCGCTCACACCCGAGCGGTACGCATGCGTCGCGGCGATCCTGGGCGTCGCGGCGCCGCGCGCCTCCTCGTGAGGGCCACGGTGCGTCGCGTCGCGGTCGTTCTCCTCGCGCTGGCCCCGCTGTCGACGCCGGTGGCACGCGCCGACCCCCCGCCGCTCGAAGCGCTCGCGCCGCGCTGGGACGCCGGAAGGGTCGAGGCGGGCACCGAGGTGCGCCACACCTACGAGCTCCGCAACCGCGGCCCGCGACCGCTGCAGATCAGCGTGAAGCCGGGCTGCGGTTGCACGACGGCCGCTTACGACAAGGAGATCCCTCCGGGCGGCACTGGCAAGGTGACCGCGGTCCTCGACACGACGCACGTCCGCGGCCGGGTCGAGAAGATCGTGGACGTCCTCACCAACGATGCGATGCAGCCCGTCGTCACGCTCACCATTCTCGCCGAAAGCGTGCGCGCGCTCGTGGTCGAGCCGGGCGACCAGCCGACGTTGCGCGGCCCGCTCGGGAAGCTGCCGCCGCTCACGCTCACCGTGCGCGCGCCCGAGGGCGCCCCCTTCGCGATCACCGCGGTCGACGCCGAGCCGAACGTACGGGCCACCTACGCGCCCGACGACGGGGACGAGGACGAGGCCGACCCGAAGGCAAAGCACCGCCGCTGGCGCGTCACCTTGACGGCGGCCGCCGATCTGCCCGTCGGCATCCACCACGCCACCGTGACCTTGCGGACGACGGCGCCGCGCGCGGCGCGCTTCGCTCTGCCGTCGACGCTCGTCGTCACCGGGCCGCTCGTCGCCATGCCGCGCGAGCTTCGCGTCGGTGCGCGCCATCCGACGGCGAGTGTCCGTGTCTCGTCCGTCGACGCCGCCGCGTTCCGCGTGCTGCGGGTCGATCCGAGCGATCCCGACCTCGCCGCCGAGTCGCGCGCCGTCCCTGACCAGAATGCGTGGGACGTGACGGTCCGTTACGTCGGGAAACCGACGCGCCACGGCCCGCTCAACGCGGTCGTGACGATCGTCACCGACGCGCCCGAGCAGCGGATGCTCGTGATACGCGTGAGCGGCGGTTTGTGACGAGATCCCCGCGGGCCGCGCCACGCCCGCCATCGGCACAGCGCGCATGCGACGCTACAAGGCGCTCGCCGCATCGTCGCGCACAGCGCTCCCGGCCAGCGCACAGGTTGCAGTTGGCGACTTGCGGTCGAAGGATCGGTGTGAGATCGCATTGGGACGGCGTCGTCGCCGAACCGCGACGTCGCCGTGTGCATATCCGGCCTTCAGGATGTCCTCGCTCCCTCGCTCCTCGCGCCGCCGCCGACTCTGGTGCGGACGCATCCTCGCGGCGCTCTGCGCCGTCCTCGCCGCCGCCGCGCGCGCGCACGGAGCGACGCTACCGAGCGGTTTTCAGGAGTCGGTCGCCCTGAGCGGCTTGTCGTTCCCGACCGCCGTCCAGTTCGCGGGCGACGGCCGCGTCTTCGTCGCCGAGAAGAGCGGCATCATCAAGGTCTTCGACGACCTGAACGACCCGACGCCCGACGTGTTCGCCGACCTCCGCACCAACACGCACAACTTCTGGGATCGTGGCCTCCTCGGCCTCGTGCTGCACCCGAGTTTCCCGACGGTCCCCTACGTGTACGTCCTCTACACGCTCGACGCGGCCATTGGCGGAACCCCGCCGCGCTGGGGCTACTTCGGCTCGACCTTCGACGGCTGCCCGAACCCGCCCGGCGACACGACCGACGGCTGCGTGGTCGCCGGCCGCGTGTCGCGCCTCACCGCCGCTGGCAACGTCATGACGGGCGCCGAGCAGGTCTTCGTCGAGAACTGGTGCCAGCAGTATCCGAGCCACTCGATCGGCACGATCGCCTTCGGGTCCGACGGCGCCCTCTACGTGAGCGGCGGCGACGGCGCGAGCTTCAACTTCGCCGACTACGGCCAGCACGGCTTCCCGACCGCCAATCCCTGCGGCGACCCGCCCGGCGTCGGCGGCGTGCCGACACAGCCCACCTCGGAGGGCGGCGCGCTCCGCAGCCAGGATCCTTTCACCAGCGGTGATCCCGTCAGCTACGACGGCAGCGTCATCCGCCTGAACCCCGTCGACGGCACGCCCATGCCCGACAATCCGCTCGTCGGGAACGCCGACGCCGGCGATGATCCGGTCATCGCCTACGGCCTGCGCAACCCGTTCCGGCTGGCGGCGCGTCCCGGCACGAACGAGCTCTGGATCGGCGACGTCGGCTGGGATGGCTGGGAGGAGATCGACCGCATCGGGCACACCGGAGACCTCCTCGTCGAGAACTTCGGCTGGCCCTGTTGGGAAGGTCTCGGCATCCAGCCGAACTACTACGGGACCTCGACGATCTGCTCGGCGCTCGCCGCCGCGCCCGGCAGCGTCACTGACCCGGCCTTCGCCTATGACCACGCCGCGCCCGTCGTGACGGGCGAAAGCTGCAGCACCGGCAGCTCCGCCATCACCGGCCTCGCCTTCTACGCGACCGGCGGCTATCCGGCCGCCTACGACGGCGCGCTCTTCTTCGCGGACTACTCGCGCAACTGCATCTGGGCGGCGCCCCTCGGCCCCGACGGCGAGCCCGACATGAGCCAGCGCCTCACCTTCGTCGCGGGCGCGGCGACGCCGGTCGACCTCAAGATCGGCCCTGGCGGCGACCTGTTCTACGTCGACATCAACGGCGGCCGCCTCATGCGGGTGAGCTACGTGGCGGCGAGCCAGCCGCCGATCGCCGTCCTCGACGTCGACACCACCGACGGGCCGACGCCGCTCACGGTCCAGTTCGACGGCACGGCCTCGAGCGACCCCGACCCCGGCGA
The window above is part of the Deltaproteobacteria bacterium genome. Proteins encoded here:
- a CDS encoding DUF1573 domain-containing protein, encoding MRRVAVVLLALAPLSTPVARADPPPLEALAPRWDAGRVEAGTEVRHTYELRNRGPRPLQISVKPGCGCTTAAYDKEIPPGGTGKVTAVLDTTHVRGRVEKIVDVLTNDAMQPVVTLTILAESVRALVVEPGDQPTLRGPLGKLPPLTLTVRAPEGAPFAITAVDAEPNVRATYAPDDGDEDEADPKAKHRRWRVTLTAAADLPVGIHHATVTLRTTAPRAARFALPSTLVVTGPLVAMPRELRVGARHPTASVRVSSVDAAAFRVLRVDPSDPDLAAESRAVPDQNAWDVTVRYVGKPTRHGPLNAVVTIVTDAPEQRMLVIRVSGGL
- a CDS encoding PQQ-dependent sugar dehydrogenase — protein: MSSLPRSSRRRRLWCGRILAALCAVLAAAARAHGATLPSGFQESVALSGLSFPTAVQFAGDGRVFVAEKSGIIKVFDDLNDPTPDVFADLRTNTHNFWDRGLLGLVLHPSFPTVPYVYVLYTLDAAIGGTPPRWGYFGSTFDGCPNPPGDTTDGCVVAGRVSRLTAAGNVMTGAEQVFVENWCQQYPSHSIGTIAFGSDGALYVSGGDGASFNFADYGQHGFPTANPCGDPPGVGGVPTQPTSEGGALRSQDPFTSGDPVSYDGSVIRLNPVDGTPMPDNPLVGNADAGDDPVIAYGLRNPFRLAARPGTNELWIGDVGWDGWEEIDRIGHTGDLLVENFGWPCWEGLGIQPNYYGTSTICSALAAAPGSVTDPAFAYDHAAPVVTGESCSTGSSAITGLAFYATGGYPAAYDGALFFADYSRNCIWAAPLGPDGEPDMSQRLTFVAGAATPVDLKIGPGGDLFYVDINGGRLMRVSYVAASQPPIAVLDVDTTDGPTPLTVQFDGTASSDPDPGDTLAFSWDLDGNGTFGDSTLPAPQIAYASPGTRTVKLRVTDPHGATAVASVVITSGNTRPTPVILTPSGATTWQAGTVINFSGTATDPEQGTLAASALTWTLVVQHCPSNCHEHTVQTFEGIASGSFTAPQHDYPTHLELRLTATDAGGLTRTTSVVLQPETVEFGVGTDPPGLLATAGTTSTTTPFLKTEIVGTTFTLLTTSPQDLGGVTYAFVSWSDGGARSHDVVASGATTSYVALFEPISLTPTPTGTPTATVTPTPTATRTTTPTPTATATRTTTPTPTATATRTTTPTPTATATRTTTPTPTATATLTATPTPTATATL